From Oreochromis niloticus isolate F11D_XX linkage group LG14, O_niloticus_UMD_NMBU, whole genome shotgun sequence, one genomic window encodes:
- the nrgnb gene encoding neurogranin (protein kinase C substrate, RC3) b isoform X1, producing the protein MAVPFSNTHLRVPRGFGTILEGLTREVLRDQPEDIPKYAAQYFEALLKEREESGMDPAEWAAKLEDRFYNNHAFKKPEEEEIVDIMDIPLDDPEANRAAAKIQAGFRGHRNRKKLKPEDKEEGEKEECSQPQKEEDIVGIMDIPLDDPEANRAAAKIQAGFRDRMNRKKLKPEGKIEEEKEEGSQPQKEEDIVDIMNIPLDDPEANRAAAKIQVGFRGHMDRKKLKPEDKIEEEKTNTSKETATEVTVSEEKSFESRIEDESSHSDEISQPNISEKTENTGNEESVYRFPTAAAQSEEPSGTDKHSNPAVTVFDQVDRAANETDSIPVPDQNIPHSELEPTDLSSFRGLSNVDVCALELRASEDEEGNKRGPAVAHEELVDSGEEENTEVVEPVEVIQYSGLADVDVCAAELEGTEGTMKGATAENVTHVTEENLKHQPEDILVKSSVAQAEITENNREQAADQPDKAKEERTETEAYSGETHESLAHSRRSLDGNVIPKEDSLVEISFEDVPEAQQISEAAGKQPEEQSSIDALQMDVLEIREKEESEDLTAITTGHYVADTQDSHKHEAEKGVNRAKWTDDLNLSDDDDEKEKGEDTSSLNQHSTEAEKENQEYETNPAIENNELLSEAIFLKSEDSEKETDDPDFKEGHVTDVVGGDIEETYKKVYSKTRDQEINDGGAENNSSQVTQSNTSMARMGAEREVFEERAQHQPEENEESQRTLVWSQPEDTVEEKEVTSKEGEELGEGMTDSEIQEKSATMQEEENITLPHSADWAADVHQGEEGLPEDTTVEESTDKEECSRPQEEEDIMDIPLDDPEANRAAAKIQAGFRGHMTRKKLKPEDKTEGEERQEDRGQ; encoded by the exons ATGGCAGTACCGTTCTCAAACACTCACCTGCGGGTCCCGCGAGGATTTGGTACCATTCTAGAGGGACTGACCCGAGAAGTCCTACGAGACCAGCCTGAAGACATCCCCAAATATGCCGCGCAGTACTTCGAAGCTCTTCTCAAAGAAAGAGAAG AGAGTGGCATGGACCCTGCCGAGTGGGCTGCTAAACTGGAAGATAGATTCTACAACAACCATGCGTTCAAGAAACCTGAG GAGGAGGAAATTGTGGACATCATGGACATCCCCCTGGATGATCCCGAGGCCAACAGGGCTGCTGCCAAAATTCAGGCGGGCTTTCGTGGCCACAGGAATCGTAAGAAGCTGAAACCagaggacaaagaagaaggagaGAAG GAGGAGTGCAGCCAGCCCCAGAAGGAAGAGGACATCGTGGGCATCATGGACATCCCTTTGGATGATCCTGAGGCCAACAGGGCTGCTGCCAAAATTCAGGCTGGCTTTCGTGACCGCATGAATCGTAAGAAGCTGAAACCAGAGGGCAAAATAGAAGAGGAAAAG GAGGAGGGCAGCCAGCCCCAGAAAGAGGAGGACATTGTGGACATAATGAACATCCCCCTGGATGACCCTGAGGCCAACAGGGCTGCTGCTAAAATTCAGGTGGGCTTTCGTGGCCACATGGATCGTAAGAAGCTGAAACCAGAGGACAAAATAGAAGAGGAAAAG actaACACTTCAAAAGAAACGGCAACAGAGGTGACCGTTTCCGA agAAAAATCATTTGAGTCCCGTATTGAAGACGAATCAAGTCATTCAGATGAAATCTCGCAACCTAATATCtcagaaaagactgaaaacacagGCAATGAAGAGTCAGTCTACAGGTTCCCAACTGCAGCTGCACAGTCAGAGGAACCGAGTGGCACAGACAAGCACAGCAATCCAGCAGTAACTGTATTTGATCAAGTTGACAGGGCGGCTAATGAAACGGATAGCATCCCTGTTCCAGACCAAAATATACCTCACTCAGAGTTAGAGCCCACTGACTTGTCATCATTCAGAGGGCTGTCAAATGTGGATGTGTGTGCTCTGGAGTTAAGAGCATCAGAAGATGAGGAAGGTAACAAACGAGGACCGGCAGTTGCACACGAGGAGCTTGTTGATTCAGGAGAAGAGGAAAATACTGAAGTTGTAGAGCCAGTGGAAGTCATTCAGTATTCTGGCCTAGCTGATGTGGATGTGTGCGCTGCAGAGCTTGAAGGAACAGAGGGAACAATGAAAGGAGCAACTGCTGAGAATGTTACACATGTTACTGAAGAAAATCTAAAACACCAGCCGGAGGACATTCTTGTAAAATCGTCAGTGGCTCAAGCTGAAATCACTGAGAACAACCGAGAACAAGCAGCGGATCAGCCAGACAAAGCCAAAGAGGAAAGAACAGAGACTGAAGCTTATTCTGGGGAGACTCATGAAAGTTTAGCTCATAGCAGGCGTAGCTTAGATGGTAATGTTATTCCAAAGGAGGATTCTTTGGTTGAAATTAGCTTTGAAGATGTTCCAGAAGCTCAGCAGATTAGTGAGGCTGCGGGGAAACAGCCAGAGGAACAGAGTTCAATAGATGCCTTACAGATGGACGTATTAGAAATACGAGAGAAGGAAGAGTCAGAGGATCTTACTGCAATTACAACTGGCCACTATGTTGCTGATACACAAGACAGCCATAAACATGAAGCTGAAAAGGGAGTTAACAGGGCCAAATGGACAGATGACCTCAATTtaagtgatgatgatgatgaaaaggaaaaaggtgAAGACACCAGCTCATTAAATCAGCATAGCACAGAGGCAGAAAAAGAGAACCAAGAGTATGAAACCAATCCTGCAATTGAAAATAATGAGCTGCTAAGTGAGGCCATATTTCTCAAGAGTGAGGATTCAGAAAAAGAGACAGATGACCCTGATTTCAAAGAAGGTCATGTGACAGATGTGGTTGGAGGAGATATCGAAGAAACTTACAAGAAGGTTTACAGTAAGACAAGGGATCAGGAAATTAATGATGGTGGGGCGGAAAATAATTCATCACAAGTAACCCAGTCAAATACATCAATGGCTAGAATGGGGGCAGAGAGAGAAGTCTTTGAGGAGAGAGCGCAACATCAACCGGAGGAGAACGAGGAGAGTCAGAGAACACTTGTATGGTCGCAGCCAGAGGACACAGTGGAAGAAAAAGAGGTCACATCAAAGGAAGGAGAGGAACTTGGAGAGGGGATGACTGACTCTGAAATACAAGAGAAAAGTGCCACGATGCAAGAGGAGGAGAACATCACGCTCCCTCACAGTGCAGATTGGGCTGCTGATGTCCACCAAGGAGAAGAagggctacctgaggacaccaCAGTGGAAGAGAGTACTGACAAG
- the nrgnb gene encoding neurogranin (protein kinase C substrate, RC3) b isoform X2 has protein sequence MAVPFSNTHLRVPRGFGTILEGLTREVLRDQPEDIPKYAAQYFEALLKEREESGMDPAEWAAKLEDRFYNNHAFKKPEEEEIVDIMDIPLDDPEANRAAAKIQAGFRGHRNRKKLKPEDKEEGEKEECSQPQKEEDIVGIMDIPLDDPEANRAAAKIQAGFRDRMNRKKLKPEGKIEEEKTNTSKETATEVTVSEEKSFESRIEDESSHSDEISQPNISEKTENTGNEESVYRFPTAAAQSEEPSGTDKHSNPAVTVFDQVDRAANETDSIPVPDQNIPHSELEPTDLSSFRGLSNVDVCALELRASEDEEGNKRGPAVAHEELVDSGEEENTEVVEPVEVIQYSGLADVDVCAAELEGTEGTMKGATAENVTHVTEENLKHQPEDILVKSSVAQAEITENNREQAADQPDKAKEERTETEAYSGETHESLAHSRRSLDGNVIPKEDSLVEISFEDVPEAQQISEAAGKQPEEQSSIDALQMDVLEIREKEESEDLTAITTGHYVADTQDSHKHEAEKGVNRAKWTDDLNLSDDDDEKEKGEDTSSLNQHSTEAEKENQEYETNPAIENNELLSEAIFLKSEDSEKETDDPDFKEGHVTDVVGGDIEETYKKVYSKTRDQEINDGGAENNSSQVTQSNTSMARMGAEREVFEERAQHQPEENEESQRTLVWSQPEDTVEEKEVTSKEGEELGEGMTDSEIQEKSATMQEEENITLPHSADWAADVHQGEEGLPEDTTVEESTDKEECSRPQEEEDIMDIPLDDPEANRAAAKIQAGFRGHMTRKKLKPEDKTEGEERQEDRGQ, from the exons ATGGCAGTACCGTTCTCAAACACTCACCTGCGGGTCCCGCGAGGATTTGGTACCATTCTAGAGGGACTGACCCGAGAAGTCCTACGAGACCAGCCTGAAGACATCCCCAAATATGCCGCGCAGTACTTCGAAGCTCTTCTCAAAGAAAGAGAAG AGAGTGGCATGGACCCTGCCGAGTGGGCTGCTAAACTGGAAGATAGATTCTACAACAACCATGCGTTCAAGAAACCTGAG GAGGAGGAAATTGTGGACATCATGGACATCCCCCTGGATGATCCCGAGGCCAACAGGGCTGCTGCCAAAATTCAGGCGGGCTTTCGTGGCCACAGGAATCGTAAGAAGCTGAAACCagaggacaaagaagaaggagaGAAG GAGGAGTGCAGCCAGCCCCAGAAGGAAGAGGACATCGTGGGCATCATGGACATCCCTTTGGATGATCCTGAGGCCAACAGGGCTGCTGCCAAAATTCAGGCTGGCTTTCGTGACCGCATGAATCGTAAGAAGCTGAAACCAGAGGGCAAAATAGAAGAGGAAAAG actaACACTTCAAAAGAAACGGCAACAGAGGTGACCGTTTCCGA agAAAAATCATTTGAGTCCCGTATTGAAGACGAATCAAGTCATTCAGATGAAATCTCGCAACCTAATATCtcagaaaagactgaaaacacagGCAATGAAGAGTCAGTCTACAGGTTCCCAACTGCAGCTGCACAGTCAGAGGAACCGAGTGGCACAGACAAGCACAGCAATCCAGCAGTAACTGTATTTGATCAAGTTGACAGGGCGGCTAATGAAACGGATAGCATCCCTGTTCCAGACCAAAATATACCTCACTCAGAGTTAGAGCCCACTGACTTGTCATCATTCAGAGGGCTGTCAAATGTGGATGTGTGTGCTCTGGAGTTAAGAGCATCAGAAGATGAGGAAGGTAACAAACGAGGACCGGCAGTTGCACACGAGGAGCTTGTTGATTCAGGAGAAGAGGAAAATACTGAAGTTGTAGAGCCAGTGGAAGTCATTCAGTATTCTGGCCTAGCTGATGTGGATGTGTGCGCTGCAGAGCTTGAAGGAACAGAGGGAACAATGAAAGGAGCAACTGCTGAGAATGTTACACATGTTACTGAAGAAAATCTAAAACACCAGCCGGAGGACATTCTTGTAAAATCGTCAGTGGCTCAAGCTGAAATCACTGAGAACAACCGAGAACAAGCAGCGGATCAGCCAGACAAAGCCAAAGAGGAAAGAACAGAGACTGAAGCTTATTCTGGGGAGACTCATGAAAGTTTAGCTCATAGCAGGCGTAGCTTAGATGGTAATGTTATTCCAAAGGAGGATTCTTTGGTTGAAATTAGCTTTGAAGATGTTCCAGAAGCTCAGCAGATTAGTGAGGCTGCGGGGAAACAGCCAGAGGAACAGAGTTCAATAGATGCCTTACAGATGGACGTATTAGAAATACGAGAGAAGGAAGAGTCAGAGGATCTTACTGCAATTACAACTGGCCACTATGTTGCTGATACACAAGACAGCCATAAACATGAAGCTGAAAAGGGAGTTAACAGGGCCAAATGGACAGATGACCTCAATTtaagtgatgatgatgatgaaaaggaaaaaggtgAAGACACCAGCTCATTAAATCAGCATAGCACAGAGGCAGAAAAAGAGAACCAAGAGTATGAAACCAATCCTGCAATTGAAAATAATGAGCTGCTAAGTGAGGCCATATTTCTCAAGAGTGAGGATTCAGAAAAAGAGACAGATGACCCTGATTTCAAAGAAGGTCATGTGACAGATGTGGTTGGAGGAGATATCGAAGAAACTTACAAGAAGGTTTACAGTAAGACAAGGGATCAGGAAATTAATGATGGTGGGGCGGAAAATAATTCATCACAAGTAACCCAGTCAAATACATCAATGGCTAGAATGGGGGCAGAGAGAGAAGTCTTTGAGGAGAGAGCGCAACATCAACCGGAGGAGAACGAGGAGAGTCAGAGAACACTTGTATGGTCGCAGCCAGAGGACACAGTGGAAGAAAAAGAGGTCACATCAAAGGAAGGAGAGGAACTTGGAGAGGGGATGACTGACTCTGAAATACAAGAGAAAAGTGCCACGATGCAAGAGGAGGAGAACATCACGCTCCCTCACAGTGCAGATTGGGCTGCTGATGTCCACCAAGGAGAAGAagggctacctgaggacaccaCAGTGGAAGAGAGTACTGACAAG
- the LOC102081013 gene encoding uncharacterized protein LOC102081013 isoform X1, giving the protein MMSSICFTLLFFWMTRDCVSCIYMKTPVDLVTVELGDSVTLNCTYNCSSGFVHGYWSKAFDISGCHTMFREGSFCTVFLCLTNVSMGDLKKNYTCYTEDKEDPQLQQKTERLFLLQLRAQRSLPSTDAPKNDNKNVSFPAKPNSPGGEFTGIKVLATVSVAVALVLAALALYLCFNRNRQNWNGKEEPVVSKLDSPQSPHVAQLQIKGSTQSERVTLRIPPPDNESDTEVPYADIMITVRGVSTPELTQVGYLIAGDQKERWGDNPRCHLQASRSADRLHVPQVREVSRKMSTNSEYAVITYA; this is encoded by the exons atgATGAGCTCAATCTGTTTCACTTTACTCTTTTTTTGGATGACACGAG ATTGTGTAAGCTGTATTTACATGAAGACACCCGTTGATTTAGTGACTGTGGAGTTGGGCGACTCCGTTACATTAAACTGCACTTACAATTGCTCCAGTGGATTCGTTCATGGCTACTGGAGTAAAGCGTTTGACATCTCTGGCTGTCACACGATGTTTAGAGAAGGCAGCTTTTGCACAGTGTTTCTTTGTCTCACCAATGTTTCCATGGGAGATCTGAAAAAGAACTACACTTGCTACACAGAAGATAAAGAGGATCCTCAGCTTCAACAAAAAACAGAGCGTCTCTTTTTGCTTCAGCTTCGAG ctCAGAGAAGTCTTCCAAGCACAGATGCTCcaaaaaatgacaacaaaaatg TATCTTTTCCTGCCAAGCCAAATTCACCTGGAG GAGAATTTACTGGAATTAAGGTTTTGGCAACAGTTTCCGTAGCCGTAGCCCTGGTTCTTGCAGCATTGGCTCTATACCTGTGTTTTAATCGGAACAGACAGAACTGGAACggtaaag AGGAGCCTGTCGTGTCCAAATTGGA ctcacCACAATCACCACATGTAGCTCAGCTACAGATAAAGG GGTCAACACAAAGTGAAAGGGTGACTTTGAGGATTCCTCCACCAG ATAATGAGAGTGATACTGAAGTTCCTTATGCTGACATTATGATCACTGTCCGTGGTGTCAGCACACCAGAACTCACTCAGGTCGGCTACCTGATAGCCGGAGACCAAAAAGAG CGGTGGGGAGATAACCCGAGGTGTCACCTGCAGGCCTCTCGTTCAGCTGACAGACTGCATGTTCCCCAGGTCAGAGAGGTCAGCCGGAAGATGAGCACCAACTCTGAGTATGCAGTCATCACCTACGCCTGA
- the LOC102081013 gene encoding uncharacterized protein LOC102081013 isoform X2, translating to MMSSICFTLLFFWMTRDCVSCIYMKTPVDLVTVELGDSVTLNCTYNCSSGFVHGYWSKAFDISGCHTMFREGSFCTVFLCLTNVSMGDLKKNYTCYTEDKEDPQLQQKTERLFLLQLRAQRSLPSTDAPKNDNKNVSFPAKPNSPGGEFTGIKVLATVSVAVALVLAALALYLCFNRNRQNWNEEPVVSKLDSPQSPHVAQLQIKGSTQSERVTLRIPPPDNESDTEVPYADIMITVRGVSTPELTQVGYLIAGDQKERWGDNPRCHLQASRSADRLHVPQVREVSRKMSTNSEYAVITYA from the exons atgATGAGCTCAATCTGTTTCACTTTACTCTTTTTTTGGATGACACGAG ATTGTGTAAGCTGTATTTACATGAAGACACCCGTTGATTTAGTGACTGTGGAGTTGGGCGACTCCGTTACATTAAACTGCACTTACAATTGCTCCAGTGGATTCGTTCATGGCTACTGGAGTAAAGCGTTTGACATCTCTGGCTGTCACACGATGTTTAGAGAAGGCAGCTTTTGCACAGTGTTTCTTTGTCTCACCAATGTTTCCATGGGAGATCTGAAAAAGAACTACACTTGCTACACAGAAGATAAAGAGGATCCTCAGCTTCAACAAAAAACAGAGCGTCTCTTTTTGCTTCAGCTTCGAG ctCAGAGAAGTCTTCCAAGCACAGATGCTCcaaaaaatgacaacaaaaatg TATCTTTTCCTGCCAAGCCAAATTCACCTGGAG GAGAATTTACTGGAATTAAGGTTTTGGCAACAGTTTCCGTAGCCGTAGCCCTGGTTCTTGCAGCATTGGCTCTATACCTGTGTTTTAATCGGAACAGACAGAACTGGAACg AGGAGCCTGTCGTGTCCAAATTGGA ctcacCACAATCACCACATGTAGCTCAGCTACAGATAAAGG GGTCAACACAAAGTGAAAGGGTGACTTTGAGGATTCCTCCACCAG ATAATGAGAGTGATACTGAAGTTCCTTATGCTGACATTATGATCACTGTCCGTGGTGTCAGCACACCAGAACTCACTCAGGTCGGCTACCTGATAGCCGGAGACCAAAAAGAG CGGTGGGGAGATAACCCGAGGTGTCACCTGCAGGCCTCTCGTTCAGCTGACAGACTGCATGTTCCCCAGGTCAGAGAGGTCAGCCGGAAGATGAGCACCAACTCTGAGTATGCAGTCATCACCTACGCCTGA
- the LOC109204914 gene encoding multiple epidermal growth factor-like domains protein 6, producing MGAASPLLCPDGTYSNTTGAEMCEDCPSGTYCLSGEGVQPCPAGHYCLGGGVEGILPCPPGTYSPQFGLSQVEQCLLCPAGFYCEDWGLFEPSGPCQAGYYCIAGVNFQNPDGNFSTGVGGACPKGSYCPEGTSLPMPCPPGTYSTSLHLVDTSGCSPCPAGQFCGTAGLTRPSGPCQTGFYCPGGDTTSTGAKGGLCPTAHYCPEGNASPLPCPAGTYNNLTGQSVCSRCPAGYYCPERTANFTKFPCPPGFYCPDGTKHATQFPCPRGYYNPEPMTQSLDSCLPCPPGHYCEKERLTKVSGKCKAGWFCVSAAWNSQPFDLDNYTNANCLCPATSTGGRCQAGFYCPLGSSEPLPCPPGTFCNVSGLALPMGPCSPGYYCVGGATEARPTDGETGNICPPGTYCVEGSGEPEFCPAGTFSPVSGLTSVKGCQPCTSGFFCRTTGLRAPTGLCSEGYWCPPGQTVAMALPCPPGHFCLEGSSSPEPCPTGTYQDRDKQASCAICEAGYYCDSRLGAANMSLLRPCPKGHYCPPGTALPNQYPCPIGSFNPREHTDSPAGCMPCASGRYCPSVGLSEPAGPCHAGYWCRKGASSPRPLDGLSGSLCPPGHYCPSGTTGPEACPEGSWSNSSGLRSQEDCKPCPGGFYCNSAGLTKPSGSCRAGYYCIEGAVTSTPTDGNTGAPCPEGYYCPEGTVQPVPCEPGTYVAVTHATQCEPCLPGWYCVSGSLYLCPAGFYCPQGTGFDLRSCPEGTYGPDPGYASVSQCRQCDAGHYCSSRNGTAVTGVCQKGYYCSYGNISPQPFSVAAGEGGPCPAGHYCPQATVKPLPCPRGTFSNQTTLVSEEDCQPCLPGYYCDAAGLSAPSGKCWQGFFCSGGAERPEPPLRDSHGGPCPKGYYCSEGSVAPQHCPLGTISTEDGQASCSACPQGFYCPGTINGSLSESYECPVGHYCPSGTWAKHQYPCPVGTINPHTQMAKPQDCHPCPPGFFCAHPGKGAPSGQCGAGYYCVSGAWSPTPEDGGVTGDRCPKGHYCAQGSSAPVPCPTGHYSNQTRNSHLSDCLHCPPGFMCDTRGLSFPSHMCPAGSYCPGGKNNSKTCSPGSKCPPGSDRQVPCLPGTYQNLPGQPDCVKCPAGFYCAGLVDVDTGHVSGTHTPMLCPKGHYCPSGTQDGVAFPCPAGTFSRQMGLSNKSDCELCPPGRYCSSSGLAAPTGVCSAGYLCIQGSVSPQPEDDPTGGHCSAGSYCPQGTSYMIPCPAGTFSSIEGAVSLEACQPCLPGHFCAKDGLSFPSGLCNPGFYCREGSRSATPWGNTTGLLSQLQEISYLHPHFPVNQPWVSSMEMCVLKATIVLEGVQSPAHVLQAPSLRGLRLSPRRTVKLVTQALTALHGLRLLPTSSVPLGGSVQQDQRLDISQVTSAHLAMRAHVVARSRLAVLLARFSPRLDSRLVTAAQRVMQK from the exons ATGGGCGCAGCATCTCCTCTTCTCTGCCCTGATGGGACTTACTCAAACACAACAG GGGCAGAAATGTGCGAAGACTGCCCCTCAGGAACATACTGTCTATCTGGAGAAGGTGTCCAGCCGTGCCCAGCAGGACACTATTGTCTTGGTGGTGGTGTTGAAGGTATACTACCCTGCCCACCTGGTACATACAGTCCTCAGTTTGGTCTCAGTCAAGTGGAGCAGTGCCTCCTTTGTCCAGCAG GCTTCTATTGTGAGGATTGGGGCCTGTTTGAACCCTCTGGGCCTTGTCAGGCCGGTTACTACTGCATAGCTG GCGTGAACTTTCAGAACCCCGATGGCAACTTCAGCACAGGAGTAGGAGGAGCATGCCCGAAGGGAAGTTACTGTCCCGAGGGCACCAGTCTGCCTATGCCTTGTCCACCAGGGACCTACTCTACTAG TCTTCATCTGGTGGACACCTCTGGCTGTAGTCCATGTCCAGCGGGTCAGTTCTGTGGCACTGCAGGTCTCACTCGTCCATCTGGTCCGTGTCAGACTGGATTCTACTGTCCAGGGGGAGACACAACAAGCACAG GCGCAAAAGGAGGGCTTTGCCCAACTGCTCATTACTGCCCTGAGGGTAATGCTAGCCCATTGCCCTGCCCTGCTGGAACTTACAACAACCTCACAGGCCAGTCAGTGTGTTCCCGCTGCCCTGCTGGATACTACTGTCCAGAAAGGACCGCCAATTTTACCAAGTTTCCCTGTCCACCTGGATTCTACTGCCCTGACG GAACTAAGCATGCCACCCAGTTTCCCTGTCCACGTGGATATTACAACCCAGAGCCCATGACGCAGAGTCTGGACAGCTGCCTGCCTTGTCCTCCAGGACACTACTGTGAGAAGGAAAGGCTGACCAAAGTGTCTGGAAAATGCAAAGCTG GTTGGTTCTGTGTCTCTGCAGCGTGGAACTCCCAGCCCTTTGACCTTGACAATTATACAAATGCCAACTGTCTTTGTCCAGCTACATCCACAGGGGGGCGCTGCCAGGCAGGATTTTATTGCCCCTTAGGCAGCTCAGAGCCCCTACCTTGCCCACCTGGAACCTTCTGTAATGTCTCAG GTTTAGCTCTGCCAATGGGCCCCTGCTCTCCTGGGTATTATTGTGTAGGAGGAGCCACTGAGGCCAGACCAACAGATGGAGAAACAGGCAACATCTGTCCACCTGGGACATACTGTG TTGAGGGATCTGGAGAGCCAGAGTTTTGTCCTGCTGGTACTTTTTCCCCAGTGTCAGGCCTGACCAGTGTGAAGGGCTGCCAGCCTTGTACATCAGGCTTCTTCTGCAGAACAACAGGCCTCAGGGCTCCAACTGGACTCTGCAGCGAGG GATACTGGTGTCCTCCTGGTCAGACTGTGGCTATGGCTCTGCCATGTCCTCCTGGTCACTTCTGCTTAGAGGGTAGTTCATCCCCAGAGCCCTGCCCAACAGGAACCTATCAGGATAGAGACAAACAGGCATCCTGTGCTATCTGTGAGGCAG GTTACTACTGTGATTCAAGATTGggtgcagctaatatgtccttgCTGAGGCCCTGCCCTAAGGGACATTACTGTCCTCCAGGTACAGCTCTGCCCAACCAATACCCTTGCCCCATAGGCTCCTTTAACCCAAGAGAGCATACAGACAGCCCAGCAGGCTGCATGCCTTGTGCATCTGGACGTTACTGTCCTTCTGTTGGACTGTCAGAGCCAGCAG GACCATGCCATGCTGGTTATTGGTGCAGAAAGGGTGCCTCCTCTCCCAGGCCACTGGATGGACTCTCAGGTTCCCTGTGTCCACCTGGTCACTACTGCCCCTCAG GCACCACAGGTCCTGAAGCGTGCCCTGAAGGGAGCTGGTCAAACAGCTCAGGACTGCGTAGCCAGGAGGATTGCAAACCCTGTCCTGGGGGGTTTTATTGCAACTCTGCTGGCCTTACAAAACCCAGTGGGTCCTGTCGTGCAGG ATATTACTGCATAGAGGGAGCTGTCACATCTACTCCCACTGATGGAAATACAGGGGCACCCTGTCCTGAGGGTTACTACTGCCCTGAGGGAACTGTTCAACCTGTGCCCTGTGAACCAGGGACATATGTGGCTGTTACACATGCTACTCAGTGTGAACCTTGTCTGCCAGGCTGGTATTGTGTGTCTGGCTCTTTGTACCTTTGTCCTGCAG GCTTTTACTGCCCCCAAGGAACTGGATTTGACTTGAGAAGCTGTCCAGAGGGAACTTATGGTCCTGACCCCGGCTATGCGTCTGTCTCGCAGTGCAGGCAGTGTGACGCCGGCCATTACTGCTCTTCCAGAAATGGCACAGCTGTCACTGGGGTGTGTCAGAAAGGATATTACTGCTCATATGGAAACATCTCTCCACAGCCTTTCTCAGTGGCTGCAG GAGAAGGAGGGCCATGTCCTGCTGGTCATTACTGTCCCCAGGCCACGGTTAAGCCTCTGCCGTGTCCACGAGGAACATTTTCTAACCAGACCACATTAGTCTCAGAG GAGGACTGTCAGCCATGTCTCCCAGGTTACTACTGTGATGCTGCGGGGCTCTCGGCACCTTCAGGAAAATGCTGGCAAGGTTTCTTCTGCTCTGGGGGTGCAGAGCGTCCTGAACCTCCTTTGAGAGACAGCCACGGAGGGCCGTGCCCAAAAG GTTATTACTGCTCTGAGGGCTCTGTGGCTCCTCAGCACTGCCCCTTGGGAACCATCAGCACAGAAGATGGCCAAGCCAGCTGCAGTGCCTGTCCTCAGGG CTTTTATTGTCCTGGCACAATTAATGGCTCTCTGTCAGAGAGTTATGAGTGTCCAGTGGGTCATTACTGTCCATCTGGGACCTGGGCCAAACACCAGTACCCCTGTCCAGTTGGAACTATCAATCCCCACACACAGATGGCAAAACCACAGGACTGTCATCCCTGCCCTCCAG GCTTTTTCTGTGCACATCCTGGGAAAGGTGCTCCATCAGGTCAGTGTGGCGCAGGGTATTACTGTGTCTCTGGGGCCTGGTCACCCACACCGGAGGATGGTGGGGTCACAGGTGACAGATGTCCGAAAGGTCATTACTGTGCCCAGGGCTCATCAGCACCAGTTCCCTGTCCAACAGGTCATTACAGCAACCAAACCAGAAACAGTCATCTTAGTGACTGCCTGCATTGTCCTCCAG GTTTCATGTGTGACACCAGAGGGCTCTCTTTCCCTTCTCATATGTGCCCAGCTGGCTCTTATTGTCCAGGTGGAAAAAACAATTCAAAAACCTGCTCACCTGGAAGCAAATGCCCACCTGGTTCTGATAGACAGGTACCCTGCTTGCCAGGGACCTACCAAAATTTACCAGGACAG ccAGACTGTGTTAAGTGTCCAGCAGGATTTTACTGTGCTGGCTTAGTGGATGTTGACACTGGGCATGTGTCAGGGACTCACACTCCCATGCTGTGTCCTAAAGGACATTACTGCCCATCAG GAACGCAGGATGGTGTAGCATTCCCGTGCCCAGCTGGCACGTTCAGCAGGCAGATGGGGTTGTCCAATAAGTCAGACTGTGAGCTCTGCCCTCCAGGGAGATACTGCAGTTCCTCTGGATTGGCTGCTCCTACTGGGGTCTGCTCTGCTGG TTACCTGTGTATCCAGGGTTCTGTTTCTCCCCAACCAGAGGATGACCCAACAGGAGGCCACTGCTCTGCAGGGTCCTACTGCCCACAGGGTACCAGCTACATGATTCCCTGCCCTGCAGGCACTTTCAGCTCCATAGAAG GGGCAGTTTCTTTGGAAGCATGTCAGCCTTGTTTGCCTGGCCACTTCTGTGCCAAGGATGGCCTCTCCTTCCCATCTGGGCTTTGTAACCCCGGCTTCTACTGCAGAGAAGGATCCAGATCTGCCACGCCTTGGGGTAATACCACAG GTCTATTGTCTCAGTTACAGGAGATATCCTATCTCCATCCCCACTTCCCGGTGAATCAACCCTGGGTCAGTTCCATGGAGATGTGTGTCCTGAAGGCTACTATTGTCCTAGAGGGAGTGCAAAGCCCAGCCCATGTCCTCCAG GCACCTTCTCTGCGAGGTCTGCGGCTGAGTCCGAGGCGGACTGTGAAGCTTGTTACCCAGGCTCTTACTGCCCTTCATGGGCTCAGACTTCTGCCGACCTCCTCTGTCCCCCTGGGTGGTTCTGTCCAGCAGGATCAGCGTCTGGACATCAGCCAG GTCACCAGTGCCCACCTGGCTATGCGTGCCCACGTGGTAGCGCGGAGCCGACTGGCTGTACTCCTGGCACGTTTCAGTCCTCGCCTGGACAGCCGGCTTGTAACAGCTGCCCAGCGGGTAATGCAAAAATGA